In a genomic window of Streptococcus mitis NCTC 12261:
- a CDS encoding glycosyltransferase family 52, with protein MKHLIIATTPLQAKIAQHIKSLYPDQEFVSLYVSPVKNARQEHYAKDFDHAHYPQTAEDLAQICQELAGDYDTIFYASFDNSLILDLVASSTYQHLMSFDDGYADIYPLGMYALPLQPSQVGPLGLTRDDLIERTEKHYTLYRSDYHVVAREKLVYLEHFFDLPQAPVSNGKTVKVLLGQKFSEEDDQISIRFISTYAKALAIDLYLPHPKETFTIPDVTYLETELIFEDVLAQLFQEYEFVHVYHFTSSVSLHLKDLPHVTITGISLPYYEDRQKELRRLGCQFEIVSLGW; from the coding sequence ATGAAACACCTCATCATTGCCACAACGCCCTTGCAGGCCAAGATTGCCCAGCATATCAAGAGCCTCTATCCTGATCAGGAATTTGTCAGCCTTTATGTCAGTCCTGTCAAAAATGCCCGTCAGGAGCATTATGCCAAGGATTTTGACCATGCTCACTATCCTCAGACGGCAGAGGACTTGGCTCAGATTTGTCAGGAGCTTGCCGGCGACTATGACACTATCTTTTATGCTAGTTTTGACAATAGCTTGATTCTGGACTTGGTTGCTAGTTCGACCTACCAACACCTCATGAGTTTTGATGATGGCTATGCGGATATTTACCCCTTGGGTATGTATGCCCTCCCTCTTCAACCCAGTCAGGTGGGGCCTTTGGGCTTGACTAGAGATGATTTGATTGAGCGGACGGAAAAGCACTATACCCTCTATCGCAGTGACTACCATGTCGTGGCTAGAGAAAAGCTAGTTTATCTGGAGCATTTTTTTGACCTGCCTCAAGCTCCCGTTTCAAATGGTAAGACGGTCAAGGTCCTGCTGGGACAAAAGTTCTCTGAAGAGGACGACCAGATCTCCATCCGCTTTATCAGCACTTATGCCAAGGCCTTGGCAATTGACCTCTATCTACCCCATCCCAAGGAAACCTTCACTATCCCTGATGTGACCTACTTGGAGACGGAGTTGATCTTTGAAGATGTTCTAGCCCAACTCTTTCAAGAATACGAGTTCGTTCATGTCTATCATTTTACCTCATCCGTCAGCCTGCACCTTAAAGACCTGCCCCATGTGACCATCACAGGTATTTCTCTCCCCTACTATGAGGACCGTCAAAAAGAATTGCGACGATTAGGTTGTCAGTTTGAAATAGTTTCACTTGGCTGGTAG
- a CDS encoding MucBP domain-containing protein has product MFINKKEKFSIRKFKDGRSDSVKIGTVALIVGAALAMAAGTQTVEAAMTENSDNTTTISNDKGSVTVDTGNIKDPNNGKDFSTDATDNGTKEITKTGKVDYKYVTAEGNTVLEENKNQNSGADKTIETTYDVYGKSGEVFKGTTGGDAEDSDLNDAKENGKKETIEKDGKTYHLIGEPKVETTGDGGGVYSDTTLGDITAKLTPEGLSNAEGKITYDNVKAGGKAWIVEQTGKGTYGKYVQADSGAITSDAKMVEAFKAGEAAAKNFTSANVTADGGIKEGDYVFVLEKNTYVTVSNDSPQLTAMIPLSPKDNVADDADDPYGEGTGASLDRTYAMVQKFKAAPDTLTGENNKTVVKGYLAYLQEKGLEDNMLNFKRYFVVGLEAKTGVESAIAVDNGDQVDAKGRPTSDVTVDYSGVSESGTTAIDGGKGDFTLNLSSPDAEVETYTYRDEITPLRAYRLASGTTTITYTYAEEKTREVEKKGSVVVNYQTEDGTELKAPYTDTPETVAEVVTEHYYVDADGQEVVVEDKTVRTPKNVAYNTKKNETEKPQKLTDAQGNVYYLNEANTTTSVNGTETTSPAEEGTVVEGVTKVTYVYEKAGSVIVNYQTEDGTPLVGTADGKDVASGAKDTDNGKPGSEYNTADNGLKPNRITTAEGKVYELVPTATKGDETGTVESGQTKEVTYVYKEVKGNVVVKYEDTEGNTLAEDEKDETDASLNVKYDTADHKKAEITKDGVKYYLTAKELKDDSKPATGDVVEGTTTVTYVYEKAGQVVVNYQTEDGTPLVGVDADGANVASGAKDTVDGKPGSDYTTADNGMKPTRITTAEGKVYELVPTATKGDETGKVVAGETKEVTYVYKEVTGDVVVHYVDTEGNVIADDKEDTKGASLNAKYDTTDNKPEKIEKDGTVYYLTEKAVKDDSKPENGDVVEGKTEVTYVYEKAGQVVVHYTDEKGNTIQVDAVDTKDGKPNADYNTADNDMKPNRITTPEGKVYELIPQSTKGDETGKVKAGETTEVTYVYKEITGNVVVHYVDTEGNTLAEDTKDVENGSLSDKYDTTDNKPAKLEKDGTVYYLTAKELKDGSKPENGAVVEGTTEITYVYEKAGNVLVHYVDEAGNTLQADAVDTKDGQPGAKYDTSDKDMKPTRITTPEGKVYELVPASTKGNETGDVEAGKTTEVTYVYKEVKGNVVVHYTDEAGNTIAEDVKDTTDGSVSSAYDTSDNKPATITTKDGKVYVLVPTSTKGEESGKVTEGTTEVTYVYKDAKEEASKAIDKALSEKESKIKENPELTNEEKEKAIEEAKKTAEQAKKALEEAKTPEDVEKSTTKGKEEVEKTPVTPEDKPKAKEAIDKALEEKVKKIDENPNLTPEQKEKAKEEAKKDAEEAKKAIDKAPSKEEVEKAKENGKKEVEKDTPTPDKPSTPSENDKDQPTTPSPEDKAKAKESIDKALEDKVKKIDENPNLTPEQKEKAKEEAKKEAEAVKKSIEEGKTTEWVDEKGNPIKPVTPGTYPAGSTPNYELVGTVTNKETGKVTHIFKPSTKKPVTVWVDVNGKPVKPLAEGDNPAGSIPGYALVETINVEGTGNVIHVFKRTTNGRPQKEDSTHGGSLTPSQPGSPARPSTNPVRPTDPSQPETPVVPADPSQPANPANPANPAGPATPAMPSAPVNGEAPQAPAAPSEAKGQAELPNTGTADNASLAALGLLGVLSGFGLVARKKKED; this is encoded by the coding sequence ATGTTTATAAATAAAAAGGAAAAATTTTCCATCCGTAAGTTTAAAGACGGTCGTTCAGACTCAGTCAAAATCGGTACAGTTGCTCTGATTGTTGGTGCAGCCCTTGCAATGGCTGCTGGAACGCAGACAGTTGAAGCGGCAATGACAGAGAACAGTGACAACACAACAACGATTTCTAATGATAAGGGATCAGTAACTGTAGATACTGGAAATATTAAGGATCCGAATAATGGTAAGGACTTTTCAACTGATGCAACTGATAATGGGACAAAAGAAATTACAAAAACTGGAAAAGTAGATTACAAATACGTAACTGCTGAAGGAAATACTGTATTAGAAGAAAACAAAAACCAAAACTCTGGTGCTGATAAAACTATCGAAACAACATATGATGTATACGGTAAATCAGGAGAAGTTTTCAAAGGAACTACAGGTGGGGATGCAGAAGATAGCGACCTAAACGACGCTAAAGAAAATGGTAAGAAAGAAACAATTGAAAAAGATGGAAAAACTTACCACCTAATCGGAGAGCCTAAAGTCGAAACTACTGGAGATGGTGGAGGAGTATACTCTGATACAACTCTAGGTGATATAACTGCGAAATTGACTCCAGAAGGATTAAGTAATGCAGAAGGTAAAATTACCTATGATAATGTAAAAGCTGGTGGAAAAGCTTGGATTGTTGAACAAACAGGAAAAGGAACATATGGTAAATATGTACAAGCTGATTCAGGTGCTATCACATCTGATGCTAAGATGGTAGAAGCTTTCAAAGCTGGAGAAGCGGCGGCGAAAAACTTCACTTCAGCTAACGTAACTGCTGACGGTGGAATCAAAGAAGGAGACTACGTTTTCGTTCTTGAGAAAAACACTTATGTAACTGTTAGTAACGATAGTCCTCAATTAACTGCTATGATACCTTTATCGCCTAAGGACAATGTAGCTGATGACGCCGATGACCCTTATGGAGAGGGGACTGGTGCAAGTCTAGATAGAACATATGCAATGGTTCAAAAATTTAAAGCGGCGCCAGATACTTTAACAGGTGAAAACAACAAAACTGTTGTAAAAGGGTATCTTGCTTATCTTCAAGAAAAAGGATTAGAAGATAACATGCTTAACTTTAAACGATATTTTGTTGTGGGGCTAGAAGCAAAAACTGGTGTAGAATCCGCAATAGCAGTTGATAATGGAGATCAAGTTGATGCTAAAGGAAGACCGACATCAGATGTAACTGTGGATTATTCAGGGGTTTCTGAGTCAGGAACAACTGCTATAGATGGTGGAAAGGGTGATTTTACTCTTAATCTTAGTTCTCCTGATGCGGAAGTTGAAACATACACTTACCGTGATGAAATCACTCCACTTCGTGCATATCGTTTAGCAAGTGGTACTACAACAATCACTTATACTTATGCAGAAGAAAAAACTCGTGAAGTCGAGAAAAAAGGTTCTGTAGTCGTTAACTACCAAACAGAAGACGGAACAGAATTAAAAGCTCCTTACACTGATACTCCTGAAACAGTAGCTGAAGTAGTAACTGAGCATTACTATGTTGATGCTGATGGACAAGAAGTAGTTGTAGAAGACAAAACTGTTAGAACGCCTAAAAACGTAGCCTACAACACTAAGAAAAATGAAACTGAAAAACCTCAAAAACTTACAGATGCACAAGGAAATGTTTACTACCTAAACGAAGCAAATACAACAACATCTGTAAATGGTACAGAAACTACATCGCCAGCTGAAGAAGGTACAGTAGTAGAAGGTGTTACAAAAGTAACTTACGTTTACGAAAAAGCTGGATCAGTCATCGTTAATTACCAAACAGAAGACGGTACTCCATTAGTAGGAACTGCAGACGGTAAAGATGTAGCTTCAGGTGCAAAAGACACTGACAATGGAAAACCAGGTTCTGAATACAATACTGCAGATAACGGATTGAAACCAAACCGCATCACAACTGCAGAAGGAAAAGTATACGAACTAGTACCAACAGCAACTAAAGGTGACGAAACAGGTACTGTAGAATCAGGTCAAACTAAAGAAGTAACCTACGTTTATAAAGAAGTTAAAGGTAATGTAGTTGTTAAGTATGAAGATACTGAAGGTAACACACTTGCTGAAGACGAAAAAGATGAAACAGATGCTTCTCTAAATGTTAAATACGATACAGCAGACCACAAAAAAGCTGAAATCACTAAAGATGGTGTTAAATATTACTTAACAGCTAAAGAATTGAAAGATGATTCTAAACCAGCTACTGGAGATGTTGTTGAAGGTACAACTACAGTAACTTATGTTTATGAAAAAGCTGGACAAGTAGTCGTTAATTACCAAACAGAAGATGGAACTCCATTAGTAGGTGTTGACGCGGATGGTGCAAACGTTGCTTCAGGTGCTAAAGACACTGTAGATGGAAAACCAGGATCTGATTACACAACTGCAGACAACGGAATGAAACCAACTCGTATCACAACTGCAGAAGGAAAAGTATACGAGCTAGTTCCAACAGCAACTAAAGGTGACGAAACTGGTAAAGTTGTTGCTGGAGAAACTAAAGAAGTAACATACGTTTATAAAGAAGTAACTGGTGATGTAGTCGTTCACTACGTTGATACAGAAGGCAACGTAATCGCTGATGATAAAGAAGATACAAAAGGTGCTTCTCTAAACGCTAAATACGATACAACTGACAACAAACCAGAGAAAATCGAAAAAGACGGAACTGTTTACTACTTAACAGAAAAAGCTGTCAAAGACGATTCTAAACCAGAAAACGGAGACGTAGTAGAAGGTAAGACTGAAGTAACTTACGTTTACGAAAAAGCAGGACAAGTAGTTGTTCACTACACTGATGAAAAAGGTAACACTATTCAAGTGGATGCTGTTGATACCAAAGACGGCAAACCAAACGCTGACTACAACACTGCTGATAACGACATGAAACCAAACCGTATCACTACTCCAGAAGGAAAAGTATACGAATTAATCCCTCAATCAACTAAAGGTGATGAAACAGGTAAAGTTAAAGCTGGAGAAACTACAGAAGTAACTTACGTCTACAAAGAAATCACTGGTAATGTAGTCGTTCACTATGTTGATACAGAAGGAAACACATTAGCTGAAGATACGAAAGATGTAGAAAATGGATCACTAAGTGATAAATATGACACAACTGATAACAAACCAGCTAAACTTGAAAAAGATGGTACTGTTTACTACTTAACAGCTAAAGAATTGAAAGACGGTTCTAAGCCAGAAAACGGTGCGGTTGTAGAAGGAACTACAGAAATCACTTATGTATACGAAAAAGCAGGAAACGTTCTTGTTCATTACGTAGACGAAGCTGGAAACACTCTTCAAGCAGATGCTGTTGATACTAAAGACGGTCAACCAGGAGCTAAATACGATACTTCTGATAAGGACATGAAACCAACTCGTATCACAACTCCAGAAGGTAAAGTATACGAATTAGTCCCAGCATCAACTAAAGGTAACGAAACTGGTGATGTTGAAGCAGGTAAGACGACAGAAGTGACTTATGTTTACAAAGAGGTTAAAGGAAACGTAGTCGTTCACTACACTGATGAAGCGGGTAACACAATCGCTGAAGACGTTAAAGATACGACTGACGGATCAGTAAGCTCAGCTTATGACACAAGTGACAACAAACCAGCAACTATCACTACTAAAGATGGTAAAGTCTACGTACTTGTACCAACTTCAACTAAGGGTGAAGAATCTGGTAAAGTAACCGAAGGAACTACAGAAGTAACTTACGTTTATAAAGATGCCAAAGAAGAAGCTTCTAAAGCAATCGATAAAGCTTTGTCTGAAAAAGAAAGTAAGATCAAAGAAAATCCTGAGTTAACAAACGAAGAGAAAGAAAAAGCGATTGAAGAAGCTAAGAAAACAGCTGAACAAGCTAAGAAGGCATTGGAAGAAGCGAAAACTCCTGAAGATGTAGAAAAATCTACTACAAAAGGTAAAGAAGAAGTAGAGAAAACTCCTGTTACTCCAGAAGACAAACCAAAAGCGAAAGAAGCGATTGATAAAGCTCTAGAAGAAAAAGTGAAGAAGATTGATGAAAATCCAAACTTGACTCCAGAGCAAAAAGAAAAAGCTAAAGAAGAAGCTAAGAAAGATGCTGAAGAAGCTAAGAAAGCCATCGACAAAGCACCTTCTAAAGAAGAAGTAGAAAAAGCTAAAGAGAATGGTAAGAAAGAAGTTGAGAAAGATACTCCAACTCCAGACAAACCATCAACTCCGTCAGAAAATGATAAGGATCAGCCAACTACACCTTCTCCAGAAGATAAAGCAAAAGCGAAAGAATCGATTGATAAAGCTCTAGAAGATAAAGTGAAGAAGATTGATGAAAATCCAAACTTGACTCCAGAGCAAAAAGAAAAAGCCAAGGAAGAAGCTAAGAAAGAAGCAGAAGCTGTTAAGAAATCAATCGAAGAAGGTAAGACAACTGAATGGGTAGACGAAAAAGGAAACCCAATCAAACCTGTAACACCAGGAACATACCCAGCAGGATCTACTCCTAACTATGAACTAGTAGGAACAGTTACAAACAAAGAAACAGGTAAAGTAACTCATATCTTCAAACCATCAACTAAGAAACCTGTAACGGTATGGGTAGATGTAAATGGTAAGCCAGTGAAACCGCTAGCTGAAGGTGATAACCCAGCTGGATCAATTCCAGGATATGCTTTAGTAGAAACCATAAATGTTGAAGGAACTGGTAATGTCATCCACGTATTTAAACGTACTACAAATGGAAGACCTCAAAAAGAAGATTCTACACATGGAGGATCACTCACTCCATCTCAACCAGGTTCTCCAGCAAGACCTTCAACAAATCCGGTGAGACCGACAGACCCAAGTCAACCAGAAACTCCAGTAGTTCCTGCAGACCCAAGTCAGCCAGCTAACCCAGCTAATCCGGCTAACCCAGCGGGTCCAGCAACTCCAGCGATGCCATCGGCACCAGTAAATGGTGAAGCACCACAAGCTCCAGCAGCTCCATCAGAAGCTAAAGGACAAGCTGAACTTCCAAACACTGGTACAGCAGATAATGCTAGCCTAGCAGCACTTGGACTTCTTGGAGTCTTGAGTGGATTTGGACTTGTTGCTCGTAAGAAAAAAGAAGACTAA
- a CDS encoding VOC family protein: MTYEYKSHIYLAEAVLNVKDLASQTAFYQQVLGLEILSQTETEVVLGLGGKALVHLIQTQESGEVREHYGLYHLAILLPTRKALADVLKHLTDLQIPLVGGADHGYSEALYLEDLEGNGIELYRDKPVSTWDIREDGRIIGVTEALAAQDIYELGERVEPFILAEGTRMGHIHLSVKDSRKSSQFYQKVLGLEDKFSVPSASWIAAGDYHHHLAVNEWGGKNLAPRKQDLPGLAHYVIEVASKEELLTIAQRAQEVDAPIKWLTSSQLEITDPDGIVTRIRLDRI; this comes from the coding sequence ATGACCTATGAATACAAGAGTCACATTTATTTAGCAGAGGCAGTTTTAAATGTAAAGGATTTGGCAAGTCAAACAGCCTTTTATCAGCAAGTGCTTGGTTTAGAAATCTTATCTCAAACTGAGACAGAGGTCGTTCTGGGACTTGGAGGAAAAGCCTTGGTACACTTGATTCAAACACAAGAGAGCGGTGAAGTAAGGGAACATTATGGCCTTTACCATCTGGCCATTCTCTTGCCGACACGAAAGGCTTTGGCGGATGTCTTGAAGCACCTGACAGATTTACAGATTCCTCTAGTTGGCGGTGCAGACCATGGGTACAGTGAGGCTCTTTACTTGGAGGATTTGGAGGGAAATGGCATTGAACTCTATCGAGATAAGCCGGTTTCCACATGGGATATTCGAGAAGACGGACGCATTATCGGAGTGACGGAGGCTCTTGCGGCGCAGGACATTTATGAGCTGGGGGAAAGAGTAGAGCCCTTTATCCTGGCAGAAGGTACGAGAATGGGGCATATTCATCTTTCCGTCAAGGATAGTCGAAAGTCCAGCCAGTTTTATCAAAAGGTGTTAGGGTTAGAGGATAAATTCAGTGTGCCTAGCGCTAGTTGGATTGCAGCTGGGGACTATCATCATCATTTGGCAGTCAACGAATGGGGAGGAAAAAATCTGGCTCCGCGTAAGCAAGACTTGCCAGGTTTGGCCCATTATGTTATTGAGGTTGCTAGTAAAGAAGAACTGTTAACGATTGCCCAGCGAGCACAAGAAGTTGATGCACCAATCAAATGGCTGACATCAAGCCAGTTGGAAATCACAGACCCAGACGGAATTGTGACTCGTATCCGCTTAGACAGGATATGA
- a CDS encoding sugar O-acetyltransferase encodes MTSEYQKMIAGEVYRPSDPELRALAQASRQKQSAFNKEEDPLKGVEIIKIWFGSTGQNIFVNPRLVVDYGVNIHLGENFYSNWNLTMLDVCPIRIGDNAMIGPNCQFLTPLHPLDPQERNSGVEYGKPITIGDNFWAGGGVIVLPGVTLGNNVVAGAGAVITKSFGDNVVLAGNPARVIKEISVK; translated from the coding sequence ATGACCAGTGAATACCAGAAAATGATAGCAGGAGAGGTTTACCGTCCATCGGATCCAGAATTGCGAGCCTTGGCTCAGGCTTCTCGCCAAAAACAGTCTGCCTTTAACAAGGAAGAAGATCCTTTGAAGGGAGTCGAAATCATCAAGATCTGGTTCGGCTCGACTGGACAAAATATCTTTGTCAATCCACGCCTGGTGGTCGATTATGGGGTCAATATTCATCTAGGGGAAAATTTTTATTCTAATTGGAACTTGACCATGCTGGATGTTTGTCCGATTCGCATCGGGGACAATGCGATGATTGGTCCCAACTGTCAGTTCTTGACTCCCCTCCATCCATTGGACCCGCAGGAACGTAATTCAGGTGTGGAATACGGCAAGCCTATTACTATCGGAGACAATTTCTGGGCTGGAGGTGGTGTCATTGTCCTTCCTGGAGTGACATTGGGTAATAATGTTGTTGCTGGAGCAGGGGCTGTAATCACTAAGTCCTTTGGCGACAACGTTGTCCTAGCTGGTAATCCTGCGCGTGTGATTAAGGAGATATCTGTGAAATAG
- a CDS encoding nucleoside phosphorylase, protein MIQKHAIPILEFDDNPRAVIMPNHEGLDLHLPKKCVYAFLEEEIDRYAREVGADCVGEFLSATKTYPVYVMSYKGKEVCLAQAPVGSAPAVQFMDWLIGYGVEQIISTGTCGVLADIEENAFLVPVRALRDEGASYHYVAPSRYMEIQPEATAAIERVLEAKGIPYEEVMTWTTDGFYRETAEKVAYRKEEGCAVVEMECSALAAVAQLRGVLWGELLFTADSLADLDQYDSRDWGSEAFEKALELCLEIAFQI, encoded by the coding sequence ATGATTCAGAAACATGCGATTCCTATTTTAGAGTTTGATGATAATCCTCGTGCGGTTATCATGCCCAATCACGAGGGGCTAGACTTGCACTTGCCAAAGAAGTGTGTCTATGCTTTTTTAGAAGAGGAGATTGACCGTTATGCGAGGGAAGTAGGGGCGGACTGTGTCGGCGAATTCCTTTCTGCCACCAAGACCTATCCAGTCTACGTCATGAGCTACAAGGGCAAGGAGGTCTGTCTGGCTCAGGCTCCTGTTGGTTCAGCTCCAGCAGTCCAGTTTATGGATTGGTTGATTGGATATGGTGTGGAGCAGATTATTTCCACTGGAACCTGTGGTGTACTGGCTGATATAGAAGAAAATGCCTTTCTAGTCCCTGTTCGGGCTTTACGAGACGAAGGTGCTAGCTATCACTATGTGGCACCTTCTCGCTATATGGAAATTCAGCCAGAGGCTACTGCTGCTATTGAGCGAGTGTTGGAAGCCAAAGGGATTCCCTATGAAGAAGTCATGACCTGGACGACAGACGGTTTTTACCGAGAAACGGCTGAAAAGGTGGCTTATCGCAAGGAAGAAGGCTGTGCTGTTGTGGAGATGGAGTGTTCTGCGCTTGCAGCAGTAGCCCAACTGCGTGGGGTTCTCTGGGGAGAGTTGTTGTTTACAGCTGATTCCTTAGCAGACTTGGACCAGTACGATAGTCGTGACTGGGGTTCAGAAGCTTTCGAGAAGGCCTTGGAACTCTGCCTTGAGATAGCCTTTCAGATATAG
- a CDS encoding TrkH family potassium uptake protein: MLFKLFVKKIERALGGLSPARRIFLSFAGVIFIGSLLLSLPFVQASGSQATYFDHLFTTVSMVCVTGLSTQPVATTYNVWGQLICMLLIQIGGLGLMTFIGVFYIQGKQKLSLRSRETIQESFSYGETRSLKAFMRSIFLTTFLVEGLGAFLLSFRFIPEFGWGRGIFTSIFLAISAFCNAGFDNFGSSSLVAFQTDPLINLVIAGLIITGGLGFMVWFDLATQFDKKKKRRLRFHTKLVLFLTAGILLFGTVSTLFTEWHNPGTIGNLSVPEKVLVSFFQTVSMRTAGFASIDYTQARPVTLFIYILQMFLGGAPGGTAGGLKITTFFVLLVFARSELLGLPHANVAQRTIEVRTVQKSFSVFIIFLMTFLLGLMLLGITAEGTPRFIYLMFETISALATVGVTANLTPELGKLALSIIMVLMFIGRIGPLTLLVSLADYQPDKKDLIQYMKADISIG; encoded by the coding sequence ATGTTATTCAAATTATTTGTGAAAAAAATTGAGAGAGCCTTGGGCGGACTTTCGCCAGCTCGTCGCATCTTTTTAAGTTTCGCTGGAGTTATTTTTATAGGCTCTCTCCTTTTGAGTTTGCCTTTTGTCCAAGCGAGTGGTTCGCAGGCCACTTATTTTGACCATCTTTTTACGACGGTGTCTATGGTCTGTGTAACCGGCCTTTCTACGCAACCGGTAGCTACTACCTATAATGTCTGGGGGCAGTTGATTTGTATGCTCTTGATACAGATTGGTGGTCTGGGGCTCATGACTTTTATCGGGGTCTTTTATATTCAGGGGAAGCAAAAGCTCAGTCTTCGCAGTCGTGAAACTATTCAGGAAAGCTTTAGTTACGGGGAGACTCGGTCGCTGAAGGCCTTTATGCGATCTATCTTTTTGACGACTTTTCTAGTGGAGGGCTTGGGTGCCTTTCTACTAAGTTTCCGTTTTATTCCTGAGTTCGGCTGGGGACGAGGCATTTTTACCTCTATCTTTTTAGCCATTTCAGCCTTTTGTAATGCTGGTTTTGATAATTTCGGCAGTAGCAGTTTAGTGGCTTTTCAGACGGATCCCTTGATCAATCTGGTCATTGCTGGCTTGATTATCACGGGTGGTCTTGGCTTTATGGTCTGGTTTGACTTGGCAACCCAGTTTGACAAGAAGAAAAAACGCCGTCTGCGTTTCCACACTAAGCTGGTTCTCTTCTTGACTGCAGGGATCTTGCTGTTTGGGACAGTATCCACACTCTTTACGGAGTGGCACAATCCAGGAACAATTGGCAATCTCAGTGTTCCAGAGAAAGTGCTGGTTAGCTTTTTCCAAACCGTCAGCATGAGAACAGCTGGCTTTGCTTCTATTGATTACACTCAAGCTCGGCCTGTGACCTTGTTTATCTATATCCTACAGATGTTTCTGGGTGGAGCGCCTGGAGGGACGGCTGGGGGACTCAAGATTACGACTTTCTTTGTCTTGTTGGTCTTTGCGCGTAGTGAATTGCTGGGCTTACCTCATGCTAATGTTGCGCAGAGAACCATTGAGGTCCGAACAGTCCAAAAATCCTTTAGTGTCTTCATTATCTTTTTGATGACCTTCTTGTTGGGCTTGATGTTGTTGGGAATTACAGCAGAAGGAACACCGCGATTTATTTACCTCATGTTTGAGACCATTTCAGCTCTTGCGACAGTTGGGGTAACGGCAAATCTGACACCAGAATTAGGCAAGTTAGCTCTTAGCATTATCATGGTGCTCATGTTTATTGGCCGTATCGGTCCCTTGACCTTGCTGGTTAGTCTAGCTGACTACCAGCCTGATAAGAAAGATTTGATTCAGTATATGAAAGCAGATATTAGTATTGGATAA
- a CDS encoding potassium channel family protein, with the protein MSDRTIGILGLGIFGSSVLTALAKQDMNIIAIDDHAERINQFEPVLARGVVGDITDEELLRTAGIDTCDTVVVATGENLESSVLAVMHCKSLGVPRVIAKVKSQTAKKVLEKIGADSVISPEYEMGQSLAQTILFHNNVDVFQLDKNVSIVEMKIPSVWAGQSLSQLDLRGKYNLNVLGFREQENSPLDVQFGPNDLLRSDAYIMAVINNQYLDDLAELNS; encoded by the coding sequence ATGTCAGATCGTACGATTGGAATTTTAGGTTTGGGGATTTTCGGGAGTAGTGTCCTGACAGCCCTAGCCAAGCAAGATATGAATATCATTGCCATTGACGACCACGCCGAGCGCATCAATCAATTTGAGCCAGTTTTGGCGCGTGGAGTTGTGGGCGATATTACAGATGAGGAACTCCTCAGAACTGCAGGAATTGATACCTGTGATACGGTTGTAGTGGCAACAGGGGAAAATCTAGAATCGAGTGTGCTTGCAGTTATGCATTGTAAGAGTCTAGGGGTACCAAGGGTTATTGCCAAGGTCAAAAGCCAGACAGCTAAGAAGGTGCTAGAAAAAATCGGTGCTGACTCGGTGATTTCACCTGAGTATGAAATGGGGCAGTCCCTAGCGCAGACCATTCTCTTTCATAACAATGTCGATGTTTTTCAGCTGGATAAAAATGTGTCTATCGTGGAGATGAAGATTCCGAGTGTTTGGGCAGGTCAAAGTCTGAGCCAGCTGGATCTACGTGGCAAATACAACCTCAATGTCCTAGGATTCCGTGAACAAGAAAATTCACCACTGGACGTCCAGTTTGGTCCTAATGATCTCTTGAGGTCAGATGCCTATATCATGGCGGTCATTAACAACCAGTATCTAGATGATTTGGCAGAATTAAATTCGTAA